The DNA segment GACCGACTTTGGTTCACCCAACGAAGATTTGGCGGTGGCTGAGACCTTCACCGAATCTACGGCCAATGGCGCATGGACCATCAACAACAGCTGGGGGCCACCTGATGGTAACCCTGCGGTACTAGAATCCCCTGCGGCCATCGAGCCCGTGCCGGATATCATCGACCAAGCTCTAAGAGATGTCGCTGAGAATGGGCGGGATGGTAAAGGCACCGTGGTCATTTTTGCAGCTGGAAATGGAAACGAAGACGTGCTCTCAGACCCCTACGTTACTCATCCCTTAACGATCGGCGTGGCTTCAATCAATGCCCGAGGCATCAAATCATCTTACAGTGACTTTGGAGACGCTGTTTGGGTAGCCGCACCGTCCAACGGCAACCACCTCATGCCAGGCATCGTGACCAGTGATGTGTTGGGTGACCTGGGCTACGCCTCAACTGGGAACCCAGAAGCCTTAGACCCAACCGGAGATGTTACGGCCGATTTTGGTGGTACCTCATCCGCTGCTCCTGCCGTCACCGGTCTCGTCGGTTTGATTTTCAGCGCCAACCCGGACCTCACTGCCTTGGCCGTCAAAGACATCTTGCGCCGAACGAGCCGTAAAATAGATAAAGCCAATGGTCTCTATGAACCGGACGGAGATGGGTTCCTAAAATCTCCATTCTATGGCTACGGGCTTATAGACGCTCACGCTGCCGTACGCGCAGCCCTTATTGGCTGTTCTCCAGATGACCCCAATCTATGCGTACCGGCTGCCACCTGCACCGACAGCCCACTCGAATTGGTCCCAGAAATTTGTAACGGCATCGACGACAATTGCGATGGTACCATCGACGAAGGTGCTTGCGGGGAACCCACCGTGGTTGGCCAAGCCTGCGATCTACGAGGTGACTGCCAAGACAGCTGCACATGGCTGGAAAACGACCCCTTCCCCTACTGCGCGGGTGATTGCGCTGACGGGTGCCCAGAAGGCCACGTTTGTTCTGGAGACCTCTGTGTTCCTGAGACAGGTAGATTGTCTCCCGAGTCGTCAGAAATATGTGATGGATATGACAACAATCTAGACGGCGCTGTTGACGAAATCGGCTGCGAGCCTTCAACCGATGGCACGTGCCAATACACTGCGCAATGCGACTCTAGCAATGGGCCTGTTATGTGTGTGGAAGGATTTTGCGCTCCGGTTTGTGAAACAACCGACGATTGCGATTCTGGCATAGAATGCCAAGAGTTAGCATCTCAATATGGGACAGGGGCCGACATCTCGATCTGCGCACCATCCTTAGACAGCGGCCTAACCTGTATCGATGCCTGTATTTTCCTACATGAAAATGCGCCCGGAGCAATATTCCAGAGCATCACCAACTGCATTACCGAAGCAGCGACATGCGATGACGCCATCGCATGCGTGCCTCTCTAGTAACCTTACGCTTGCTCTTCTGAATACTCTGAAAGAGGAGGACAAGAGCAAACCAAATTACGGTCACCGTAAACGTTGTCGATGCGTCTAACCGCTGGCCAGAACTTATGCTCAGTCGCCCATCCACCAGGATACACTGCTTGCTCACGTGAGTAAGGGTGGTCCCACGCCTTCACCAAACAATTGGCGGTATGCGGCGCGTTTTTGAGGGGGTTATCAACCTTATCGAGTTCGCCCTTTTCGATAGCGACAATCTCGGCATGAATACTCAACATCGCGTCACAGAAGCGGTCGAGTTCAGACTTAGACTCACTCTCTGTTGGTTCAACCATCATGGTTCCCGCTACCGGCCAGGAAATGGTTGGCGCATGGAAACCATAATCCATCAAACGCTTCGCAATATCCTCGACTTCAATGCCTGTGGTTTCTTTAAACCCACGCACATCAAGAATGAATTCGTGTGCGCTTAGACCTTCATGGCCACGAAATAGAACCGGGTAATGGTTCTCTAATCGCTTGGCCATGTAGTTTGCGTTCAACATTGCTAGTTCAGTGGCCTTTTGAAGCCCTGCATCACCAAGCATCGCAATATAGGACCACGAGATTGGAAGAATCGACGGGCTGCCCCAAGGCGCCGCTGAAACCGGGCCCATCGCATCGTCACCGCCAACCTCCACCATAGGGTGTCCAGGTAGAAAAGGAGCC comes from the Deltaproteobacteria bacterium genome and includes:
- a CDS encoding S8 family serine peptidase, translated to AELNCSEYLDCIDGCWTNGPDDVDSCFETCDENAIPEALEAADAYYNCLDDCEVNAEDDAQLEVCYQEECEPLYNTCIAPPECIPACEHYDEICGEDGPLYGERTYLAGGSRYILETSTQEFVIALNEASPSTPDIIGVERIEQFDSLQSKHMLVAHFKAENVNSQTFTHPSIRGVYPVFTNSRGERILSTDEILFHAPDQTAADLAPLLEQLKLTLVRSVKGLPQTWLARALFEDSISACDRLLDNMSIKWASPNFLRQHQLRYIPNDPFFSDQWHHLNEGQGSLRLAGADMRTTYAWDITTGNQEVIIAINDDGVDLRHPDIPFMRNSDSQIIGVNLPTDIDDNLTEGCCNHGTSVAGVSAAIADNETGTAGVCPGCSVMPVWTDFGSPNEDLAVAETFTESTANGAWTINNSWGPPDGNPAVLESPAAIEPVPDIIDQALRDVAENGRDGKGTVVIFAAGNGNEDVLSDPYVTHPLTIGVASINARGIKSSYSDFGDAVWVAAPSNGNHLMPGIVTSDVLGDLGYASTGNPEALDPTGDVTADFGGTSSAAPAVTGLVGLIFSANPDLTALAVKDILRRTSRKIDKANGLYEPDGDGFLKSPFYGYGLIDAHAAVRAALIGCSPDDPNLCVPAATCTDSPLELVPEICNGIDDNCDGTIDEGACGEPTVVGQACDLRGDCQDSCTWLENDPFPYCAGDCADGCPEGHVCSGDLCVPETGRLSPESSEICDGYDNNLDGAVDEIGCEPSTDGTCQYTAQCDSSNGPVMCVEGFCAPVCETTDDCDSGIECQELASQYGTGADISICAPSLDSGLTCIDACIFLHENAPGAIFQSITNCITEAATCDDAIACVPL